From Kineosporia succinea, the proteins below share one genomic window:
- a CDS encoding SCO3933 family regulatory protein, producing MRTIPVDVSAFEAWLCVMLPEPRVANSDTGELRKDRETGQTMYSVGVCAIQGRNSSVIQVTVVGEPQGLTLGAPVRVLDLQATPWDRDGRSGVAWRAGGLAPLQAPTGGRPAASAPAAAGRGEAR from the coding sequence ATGAGGACGATTCCGGTGGACGTCTCGGCGTTCGAGGCGTGGTTGTGCGTGATGCTCCCCGAACCGAGGGTGGCCAATTCGGACACGGGGGAGCTGCGGAAGGATCGGGAGACTGGGCAGACGATGTACTCGGTCGGGGTCTGCGCGATCCAGGGCCGCAACTCCTCGGTGATTCAGGTGACGGTCGTCGGGGAACCGCAGGGGCTGACGCTTGGGGCCCCGGTTCGGGTGCTCGACCTGCAGGCGACACCGTGGGATCGGGATGGTCGTTCCGGGGTGGCCTGGCGGGCTGGCGGTCTGGCTCCGCTTCAGGCTCCGACGGGTGGCCGGCCTGCCGCGAGTGCCCCGGCTGCTGCGGGTAGGGGTGAGGCCCGATGA
- a CDS encoding MFS transporter, which translates to MRYLELLRRDRTVLLLWLAQMLSVGGDRIYAMAVMWVAWERGGAAAMGWVAVAESVPYILVGIFGRRLIDRCAHLRAMALIDVTRAALVAALPLAWAFGGITGLIVVAGLLGFGGAFFDPNLGSMTPDLVKPEDVPTVVALMDLTGRIARVAGPGTAGALLTLVSASILFWIDATTFILSALALLLLPRALAGTGRTVAHQARDVAKTQNTLRARQILREHPRARVMLGMHTVGIVAGAAGFALPALLTTRMDAGPGAYGTVMAAMGAGALGCHLVLGNIRLPQSVAVAYCLTWAAQGLLMAATGFAPSLPVLMAISVLAGGLIPISSVLMGTYMASHPTRVRRRLITVDQTLIRSGGTASMLIVPALAAANPTVAYVAASAVTVAAAVTGCVWIARSPQPQAEPSTSQAVPVA; encoded by the coding sequence TTGCGGTATCTGGAACTGTTGCGCCGGGATCGAACCGTTCTGCTGCTCTGGCTCGCTCAGATGCTGTCCGTCGGCGGTGACCGCATCTACGCAATGGCCGTGATGTGGGTGGCCTGGGAACGCGGCGGAGCCGCCGCGATGGGATGGGTGGCCGTCGCCGAGTCCGTCCCCTACATCCTGGTCGGCATCTTCGGCCGGCGACTGATCGACCGCTGCGCGCACCTGCGTGCAATGGCCCTGATCGACGTGACCCGCGCCGCCCTGGTCGCTGCCCTCCCGCTGGCCTGGGCTTTCGGCGGAATCACCGGGCTCATCGTGGTTGCCGGCCTCCTGGGCTTCGGAGGCGCGTTCTTCGATCCCAACCTGGGAAGCATGACGCCCGACCTGGTGAAACCCGAAGACGTCCCCACCGTGGTCGCGCTGATGGACCTCACCGGCCGCATTGCCCGAGTGGCCGGCCCCGGGACCGCAGGGGCCCTACTGACTCTCGTGTCCGCGTCCATACTTTTCTGGATCGACGCGACCACATTCATCCTCTCTGCCCTTGCTCTGCTCCTACTCCCCCGAGCTCTGGCCGGAACCGGCCGAACAGTGGCCCACCAAGCCCGCGATGTGGCCAAGACCCAGAACACCCTCCGAGCTCGGCAGATCCTGAGAGAACACCCACGTGCCCGCGTCATGCTCGGCATGCACACCGTTGGGATTGTCGCTGGGGCAGCCGGATTCGCTCTTCCTGCACTACTGACCACACGTATGGACGCGGGTCCCGGCGCCTACGGGACGGTCATGGCCGCTATGGGTGCCGGTGCACTTGGTTGTCACCTGGTGCTGGGAAACATCCGTCTCCCCCAATCCGTGGCCGTGGCGTACTGCCTGACCTGGGCCGCGCAGGGTCTCCTCATGGCCGCTACGGGTTTCGCACCGAGTCTGCCCGTTCTCATGGCGATTTCGGTCCTCGCCGGTGGCCTCATCCCAATCTCGTCGGTCCTGATGGGGACGTACATGGCCAGCCATCCCACGCGCGTCCGCCGACGACTGATCACCGTCGACCAGACCCTGATCCGTTCCGGGGGCACGGCTTCGATGCTCATCGTCCCCGCACTGGCAGCAGCCAACCCGACGGTGGCGTACGTCGCGGCCAGCGCCGTGACGGTGGCAGCCGCGGTGACCGGGTGCGTGTGGATCGCCCGGTCACCGCAGCCTCAGGCCGAACCCTCTACCAGCCAGGCCGTTCCGGTCGCTTGA
- a CDS encoding replication initiator, with amino-acid sequence MAKHTGDGGITKNQGRQLTLGLGLTPELAELIEQVNRPDHRAWLDQVRRIGGCAHPLHMRGSTRIVDKTTGRVDQEFSSRDAPDGVILVRCRNRRAAVCPSCARIYQGDLFQLVKAGLAGGKGVPESVGSHPRVFVTLTAPSFGAVHSSRLAGRQRARRGGHRDGRGVCHPRRGPECEHGHPTSCFARHADGDPHVGTPLCADCYDYEAAVIWQANVGRLWERFCIYLPRHLARHSGVAVALVRESLRLSYVKVVEFQRRGLVHLHAVIRLDGRTESLSELLPAPTWATAPALKEAVQSAAGAVRITQDAGPAGSWSLRWGPQVDVRDIGEHLERGESIAKIAAYVAKYASKGSEETGWNPESWTQTPRGRHATTMVHTAWALAELPKLDHLRLRKWGKELGYRGHVSSKSRRYSTTLGELRSARGVYRRQASADPDKRWAPDVVVRSSWQLVGHGYNEGQALLAGDVARDMRHSREAARGERNP; translated from the coding sequence ATGGCGAAACATACTGGCGACGGCGGAATAACAAAGAATCAGGGACGGCAACTCACGCTCGGGCTGGGCCTGACCCCTGAACTGGCCGAACTGATCGAGCAAGTCAATCGCCCCGATCATCGTGCCTGGCTGGACCAGGTGCGACGAATCGGAGGCTGCGCTCATCCGCTCCACATGCGCGGCTCCACGCGCATCGTCGACAAGACCACCGGGCGCGTTGACCAGGAGTTCAGCAGCCGTGATGCCCCTGACGGCGTGATCCTGGTCCGCTGCCGCAACCGGCGGGCCGCTGTCTGTCCCTCCTGTGCTCGGATCTACCAGGGCGATCTCTTCCAGCTCGTCAAAGCGGGGTTGGCTGGCGGTAAGGGCGTCCCCGAATCGGTCGGCTCCCATCCACGGGTCTTCGTCACGCTCACCGCGCCTTCCTTCGGCGCAGTCCACAGTTCTCGCCTTGCCGGCCGTCAGCGGGCTCGGCGCGGGGGTCATCGAGACGGCCGTGGGGTCTGCCATCCCCGGCGTGGTCCGGAATGCGAGCACGGCCACCCAACTTCATGTTTCGCCCGACACGCTGACGGCGACCCTCACGTGGGAACCCCATTGTGCGCCGACTGTTACGACTATGAGGCTGCGGTCATCTGGCAAGCCAACGTCGGACGCCTCTGGGAACGGTTCTGCATCTACCTGCCCCGGCATCTCGCCCGCCACTCCGGCGTCGCCGTTGCCCTGGTGCGCGAGTCCCTGCGGCTCTCCTACGTGAAGGTGGTCGAATTTCAGCGGCGTGGTCTGGTCCATCTCCATGCCGTGATCCGCCTCGACGGACGAACCGAAAGTCTCTCGGAGTTGCTGCCCGCACCGACCTGGGCGACCGCGCCGGCGCTTAAAGAAGCTGTTCAGTCCGCCGCCGGCGCGGTGCGGATCACCCAGGACGCCGGCCCGGCTGGATCGTGGTCGCTTCGTTGGGGTCCTCAGGTGGATGTGCGCGATATCGGCGAACACCTCGAACGCGGGGAGAGCATCGCCAAAATCGCTGCCTACGTGGCTAAATACGCTTCCAAGGGGAGCGAGGAGACTGGCTGGAATCCGGAGAGCTGGACCCAGACTCCTCGCGGACGACATGCCACGACGATGGTGCACACCGCTTGGGCACTGGCGGAGCTGCCCAAGCTGGATCACCTGAGGCTCCGCAAGTGGGGCAAGGAACTCGGCTACCGGGGCCACGTGTCGTCGAAGTCGCGCCGATACTCCACCACTCTCGGGGAGCTTCGTTCAGCGCGCGGGGTCTATCGGCGGCAGGCTTCCGCCGATCCCGACAAGCGATGGGCTCCCGACGTTGTCGTGCGATCGTCCTGGCAACTCGTCGGCCACGGATACAACGAGGGGCAGGCTCTGCTTGCGGGTGATGTGGCCCGGGACATGAGGCACAGTCGTGAAGCGGCCCGCGGTGAGCGCAACCCGTGA
- a CDS encoding helix-turn-helix domain-containing protein — protein sequence MTAENETDTGLSRNTVRRWESGERAPEPRYRKYLVIVFGMPADELGLLDPEELAMRPATNDDGIEVLWRLVSMFSGKGEMDRETFMKGLLAFGAAPLLPSLLTENTDVPARMAQQLNASGGLSSAVVDDFEAITLSQRHLYWSTAPLPLYTSVKAHVSLGQELLSAGGSQAETRRLATALSESAMLAGRIAFFDLKRVQPAESDLTLALQATEEAGDHALAAAVLAHVSFLAAHNGDASAARAALSAATAHSRHRTGPLTRAWLSCVEAEVMASVNDSDTSMRALNRAEGLLPDEGDEPDWLDFFDASRFAGFAGHAHHVLGNHEQARTHLETSLEQLDPDAAKQKAVIYADLAATHIDTDAEAAFTYAGKALDQLSESWYATGYDRVQEVRHQLTGQQQHRQVRELEDRMRSMVAVNGQRSV from the coding sequence ATGACGGCCGAGAACGAGACCGACACGGGACTCTCGCGCAACACGGTCCGCCGCTGGGAAAGCGGCGAACGAGCCCCCGAACCGCGATACCGCAAGTACCTGGTCATCGTGTTCGGGATGCCGGCGGACGAGCTCGGACTGCTCGATCCGGAAGAACTTGCAATGCGTCCCGCCACGAACGACGACGGGATAGAAGTGCTGTGGAGGCTGGTCTCTATGTTCAGCGGTAAAGGCGAGATGGACCGCGAAACCTTCATGAAAGGGCTGCTCGCATTCGGAGCCGCCCCACTCCTGCCGTCCCTGCTGACCGAGAACACGGACGTTCCGGCGCGGATGGCCCAACAGCTCAACGCCTCTGGTGGCCTTTCGTCGGCCGTGGTCGACGACTTCGAGGCAATCACCCTCAGCCAGCGTCATCTGTACTGGTCAACGGCGCCCCTGCCGCTCTACACCTCGGTCAAGGCCCACGTCTCCCTCGGGCAGGAGCTGCTCAGTGCAGGCGGGTCACAGGCCGAGACTCGGCGATTGGCAACAGCTCTGAGCGAGTCCGCCATGCTGGCCGGCCGCATCGCCTTCTTCGACCTCAAGCGCGTGCAGCCGGCCGAATCGGATCTCACGCTGGCGCTTCAGGCCACCGAGGAGGCCGGCGACCACGCCCTTGCCGCCGCTGTCCTCGCCCACGTCAGCTTTCTGGCTGCGCACAACGGGGACGCATCCGCCGCCAGAGCTGCACTGTCTGCGGCAACGGCCCACTCTCGTCACCGAACGGGCCCGCTCACCCGAGCTTGGCTCAGCTGCGTCGAGGCCGAAGTCATGGCGAGCGTCAACGACTCCGACACCAGCATGCGCGCGCTCAACCGCGCCGAGGGTCTACTCCCCGACGAGGGCGACGAACCCGATTGGCTGGACTTCTTCGATGCGTCCCGGTTCGCAGGATTCGCCGGCCACGCTCACCACGTCCTCGGAAACCACGAGCAGGCCCGCACCCACCTCGAAACGTCCTTGGAGCAGCTCGATCCCGACGCGGCGAAGCAGAAGGCCGTGATCTACGCAGATCTCGCCGCAACCCACATCGACACCGACGCCGAAGCTGCGTTCACCTACGCGGGCAAGGCTCTCGACCAGCTCAGCGAATCTTGGTACGCCACCGGCTATGACCGGGTTCAGGAGGTGCGGCACCAGCTCACCGGACAGCAGCAGCACCGGCAGGTGCGCGAGCTCGAAGACCGGATGCGGAGCATGGTCGCCGTGAACGGTCAGCGCTCAGTCTGA
- a CDS encoding GntR family transcriptional regulator, producing MGKPPTHDDATDVSMPKIQAAPHGAPDRTSRALRARLPRYEQIALTLRERIENGDLPPGEPIPSETAMIAEFGVSRITVRHAIAALRAAGLVTTEHGRASRVREIRSIAAGSSLELDPTINRSEGDDGPRFRTWDAEGWADVETPSRYRTDAGTYAGALAIPATEPVFVLERQLLHASGAQVMHRTWLPFVIVDDLRLDDDPFRLPSELYQAFADAGHELTWIDRTRAEMPRPDDVATLDIPEGTPLIIHVRLTRDRDGRALLIEETRIPADRITLINHPG from the coding sequence ATGGGCAAGCCGCCCACGCACGACGACGCCACTGATGTCTCGATGCCCAAAATCCAGGCAGCTCCACATGGTGCGCCGGACCGCACCAGCCGCGCACTACGCGCCAGGCTTCCCCGCTACGAGCAGATCGCCCTTACCCTCAGAGAGCGCATTGAGAACGGCGACCTTCCTCCCGGCGAACCGATCCCGAGTGAGACCGCGATGATCGCCGAGTTCGGCGTATCGCGGATCACCGTTCGCCACGCTATCGCGGCTCTCCGCGCGGCCGGCCTCGTCACCACCGAACACGGTCGAGCGTCCCGAGTGCGCGAAATCCGTTCAATCGCAGCCGGAAGCAGCCTCGAACTCGATCCCACCATCAATCGGAGCGAAGGGGACGACGGGCCGCGCTTTCGAACCTGGGACGCCGAAGGTTGGGCCGACGTCGAGACACCTTCCCGCTACCGAACGGACGCCGGCACCTACGCCGGGGCGCTCGCCATCCCTGCCACGGAGCCGGTTTTCGTACTCGAACGTCAACTCCTACATGCCAGTGGAGCGCAGGTCATGCATCGCACCTGGCTTCCATTTGTCATCGTTGATGACCTTCGCCTGGACGACGACCCGTTCCGACTCCCGAGCGAGCTCTATCAGGCGTTCGCCGATGCGGGCCATGAGCTCACCTGGATCGACCGCACCCGTGCCGAGATGCCCCGCCCCGACGATGTCGCCACACTCGACATTCCCGAAGGAACCCCCCTCATCATCCATGTCCGACTCACTCGCGACCGGGATGGACGGGCCTTACTGATCGAAGAGACCCGAATCCCCGCCGACCGAATCACGCTGATCAACCACCCCGGTTAG
- a CDS encoding DUF4041 domain-containing protein has protein sequence MPPQQPIPFLGARQRARELQTALADLQEQDAQLRSLNTQLQDRVSDLEENLENTHRQAELLREHLIRLGAMDIIDLEERRRTLRSEIAQRFAEAQSEIQYQLDLSKKDLQTATESLAASREQLASLQERIVETEELTLLQEVGVYKYRHPLDDAVSYRSELSRLRDRVKAMTLKDGGAVSGAVGWILNDSEAQGRKMIGEASKLMLRAYNAEADNLVRSLKPYKLDSSVERLTKVMATIERLGKTMQIRISAQYHQLRVKELELTAAYIEKVAEEKERDKEEKARLREERKVQEEIERERARLIKEQQHYQNALSRLEQNGDTAAVQKLRDQLTEIGTAIESVDYRAANIRAGYVYVISNIGAFGPKVVKIGMTRRLDPMDRVRELGDASVPFRFDVHAVFFADDAVGIEGSLHSFFADRRVNQVNLRREFFYATPTEVRDRLLQLTGNLLTFEETPEAIEFRQSESTRQHVTV, from the coding sequence GTGCCTCCGCAGCAGCCCATTCCGTTCCTTGGTGCCCGGCAACGTGCGCGCGAACTACAGACCGCGCTGGCCGACCTACAGGAACAGGACGCGCAGCTCCGTTCCCTGAATACCCAATTGCAGGATCGGGTTTCCGACCTTGAGGAGAATCTGGAGAACACACATCGTCAAGCCGAACTGCTCCGAGAGCATCTGATCCGTCTCGGAGCCATGGACATCATCGACCTGGAAGAGCGCCGCCGGACTCTGAGATCAGAGATTGCACAGCGTTTCGCCGAAGCCCAGAGCGAGATTCAGTATCAGCTCGACCTGAGCAAAAAGGATCTTCAGACGGCCACGGAGAGCCTCGCAGCGTCTCGGGAACAACTCGCGTCTCTCCAGGAGCGGATCGTCGAGACTGAGGAGCTGACCCTCCTTCAAGAGGTCGGTGTCTACAAGTACCGCCATCCGTTGGACGACGCCGTCTCCTACCGGAGCGAACTCTCGCGCCTGCGAGACCGGGTGAAGGCGATGACGTTGAAGGACGGCGGTGCCGTGTCCGGAGCCGTCGGCTGGATCCTCAACGACTCGGAGGCTCAGGGACGCAAGATGATCGGCGAGGCCTCCAAACTGATGCTCCGGGCCTACAACGCCGAGGCCGACAACCTGGTCCGAAGTCTCAAGCCCTACAAGCTCGATTCTTCCGTGGAGCGCCTCACGAAGGTGATGGCCACCATCGAGCGTCTGGGCAAGACGATGCAGATCCGGATCTCGGCCCAATATCACCAGTTACGAGTCAAGGAGCTGGAACTCACTGCTGCCTACATCGAGAAGGTCGCCGAGGAAAAGGAACGTGACAAGGAAGAGAAAGCGCGACTGCGTGAGGAGCGCAAGGTCCAGGAGGAGATCGAGCGTGAGCGTGCGCGGCTGATCAAGGAACAGCAGCACTATCAAAATGCCCTGTCCCGGCTGGAGCAGAACGGTGACACCGCCGCCGTGCAGAAGCTGCGAGACCAGTTGACGGAGATCGGCACAGCCATCGAGAGCGTCGACTACCGCGCCGCGAACATTCGGGCCGGATACGTTTACGTGATCAGCAATATCGGTGCCTTCGGTCCGAAGGTCGTGAAGATCGGCATGACCCGGCGACTCGACCCCATGGACCGTGTACGTGAACTCGGCGACGCATCCGTGCCGTTCAGATTCGATGTGCACGCAGTGTTTTTCGCGGACGACGCCGTCGGTATCGAAGGATCCCTGCACTCCTTCTTCGCGGATCGGCGAGTGAATCAGGTCAACCTACGGAGAGAGTTCTTCTACGCCACACCAACGGAGGTACGCGACAGGCTCTTGCAGTTAACTGGCAACCTGCTGACCTTCGAGGAGACGCCGGAGGCCATCGAGTTCAGGCAGAGCGAGTCAACGCGGCAGCACGTCACAGTCTGA
- a CDS encoding phytanoyl-CoA dioxygenase family protein: MTNESVQVSEAAAGYRVITWADPETARDLAQQVLDGHGGLDIIRAPHLTERWAVRAANADRVTAAVRERIGDRVTIEHSFGMVKWPGRLFRVPWHQDGIDEHLVLDPARSVCAWLALTDAPVEAGGLHVVPGSHLRGYVPHAPEVEPDPARGHAVAIPDVDESRAVALPLTAGQAVVFDVRLFHGSPSNTATFPRIGLNVRYVAPGGILRRDYPSSDPTRRRSDR; the protein is encoded by the coding sequence ATGACGAACGAATCGGTGCAGGTCAGCGAGGCTGCGGCCGGATACCGGGTGATCACGTGGGCCGATCCGGAAACAGCGCGTGACCTGGCTCAGCAGGTGCTCGACGGGCACGGCGGGCTGGACATCATCAGGGCACCGCACCTGACCGAGCGGTGGGCGGTACGGGCTGCGAATGCGGATCGGGTCACGGCTGCGGTCCGGGAGCGCATCGGGGATCGGGTCACCATCGAGCACAGCTTCGGCATGGTGAAGTGGCCGGGCCGGCTGTTTCGGGTGCCGTGGCATCAGGACGGGATCGATGAGCACCTGGTGCTCGATCCGGCTCGTTCGGTGTGCGCGTGGCTCGCACTGACGGACGCGCCGGTTGAGGCTGGGGGTCTCCACGTCGTCCCTGGTTCGCATCTTCGTGGTTATGTGCCCCATGCCCCGGAAGTGGAGCCGGATCCGGCGCGCGGCCATGCAGTCGCCATCCCCGATGTGGACGAGTCGCGCGCGGTGGCGCTGCCTCTGACCGCCGGTCAGGCGGTCGTTTTCGACGTTCGTCTGTTTCATGGTTCGCCATCCAACACTGCGACGTTTCCTCGTATCGGGTTGAACGTCCGCTACGTCGCGCCGGGTGGAATCCTGCGGCGCGACTACCCGAGTTCCGATCCGACCAGGCGCCGGTCCGATCGGTGA
- a CDS encoding FtsK/SpoIIIE domain-containing protein encodes MRSLLLKAVGVLAVIWAFGRVSHVMSSVFGAAAPVAWLVLLVILVVVWRFSIRLRAARPWSWWPVFGAPTAVFWMLRTWAAACEELGLSVPAARSGRFGLVNGPAGGLVVKGSPLKVVAPRRIGLRIRENGLELRVRLAPGQTPAQFERAAEGLAHAWRVHRVRVEAVRPGFVTLVGLGFDPLRLPKPRREFAEPHPMAELPNSTEDGQERAEYSTDLVMPTMLEATPGDLSVNVGIREDSMPWLLDLMRRPHYLVCGATRSGKSTLTVRFIAELSRRPVGLVGIDAKNGMELSPFGPRLSALAVNRTEAVAAIEGLLGVLELRSMTCRDYGARSIWELPASVRPWPIVVVVDEVAELMLAADKPGKEEAVRCIQGLIRLGQLGAALGIHLWVSGQRFGSDLGPGATLLRAQLAGRVCHRVADAETAGMTLAGLPAESVIEAQKIPADLAGVAVAGDDSGAWHLVRSDPLDITEAAALAAQYASLRLDLPEVEGGVQRVRLGGGW; translated from the coding sequence ATGAGATCGCTTCTGCTGAAAGCCGTTGGTGTGCTGGCGGTCATCTGGGCCTTCGGCCGGGTCTCGCATGTCATGTCGTCGGTCTTCGGGGCGGCGGCGCCGGTCGCTTGGCTCGTCCTGCTGGTCATCCTCGTGGTCGTGTGGCGTTTCTCGATCCGGTTGCGGGCGGCTCGTCCGTGGTCCTGGTGGCCGGTGTTCGGGGCGCCCACAGCGGTGTTCTGGATGCTGCGGACCTGGGCGGCGGCGTGTGAGGAGCTGGGGTTGTCGGTTCCGGCGGCTCGCTCGGGGCGGTTCGGGCTGGTCAACGGGCCGGCCGGTGGTCTCGTCGTCAAGGGATCGCCGCTGAAAGTCGTTGCTCCGCGTCGGATCGGTCTGCGGATACGCGAGAACGGGCTGGAGCTTCGGGTCCGGTTGGCGCCAGGACAGACTCCGGCCCAGTTTGAGCGGGCGGCCGAAGGGCTGGCGCATGCCTGGCGGGTCCACCGAGTCCGGGTCGAGGCGGTCCGGCCTGGCTTCGTGACGCTTGTCGGGCTTGGCTTCGATCCGTTGCGCCTTCCCAAGCCTCGCCGGGAGTTCGCAGAACCTCACCCGATGGCTGAGCTGCCGAACAGCACAGAGGACGGGCAGGAACGCGCCGAGTACTCGACGGATCTGGTGATGCCGACGATGCTCGAGGCGACGCCGGGGGATCTGTCGGTGAACGTGGGCATTCGGGAAGACAGCATGCCCTGGCTGCTAGATCTGATGCGCCGTCCGCACTACCTGGTGTGCGGGGCGACTCGCTCGGGCAAGTCGACGCTCACGGTCCGGTTCATCGCTGAATTGTCCCGTAGGCCGGTCGGTCTGGTTGGTATCGATGCCAAGAACGGGATGGAGCTGTCCCCGTTCGGTCCGCGGCTGTCCGCGTTGGCGGTCAACCGGACCGAAGCGGTGGCGGCGATTGAAGGGCTGCTCGGGGTCCTGGAACTGCGGTCGATGACCTGTCGTGATTACGGGGCCCGGTCGATCTGGGAGTTGCCGGCCTCAGTGCGGCCCTGGCCGATCGTCGTGGTCGTCGATGAGGTTGCCGAACTCATGCTCGCGGCCGACAAGCCCGGCAAGGAGGAAGCGGTCCGCTGCATCCAGGGCCTGATCCGCCTGGGCCAACTCGGCGCGGCACTCGGCATCCACCTATGGGTTTCCGGGCAGCGGTTCGGTTCGGATCTCGGCCCGGGAGCGACGCTCCTGCGTGCGCAGCTCGCTGGCCGTGTCTGCCACCGGGTGGCCGATGCCGAGACGGCGGGGATGACGCTGGCGGGTCTGCCGGCCGAATCGGTGATCGAGGCGCAGAAGATCCCCGCCGACCTGGCCGGGGTCGCGGTGGCCGGGGATGACTCGGGCGCTTGGCACCTGGTCCGCAGTGATCCCCTCGACATCACCGAAGCGGCGGCTCTGGCGGCTCAGTACGCGAGTCTGCGCCTGGATCTGCCCGAGGTTGAAGGCGGCGTGCAGCGGGTTCGGCTCGGGGGTGGCTGGTAG